The genomic window CTGGGAACGCTGGGCGATAACACCAATATTCTGTTTTGGGTCTCTCAGTTTCTGCTGGATCTCAATCGATATGCTCGAAAGTGTCCATCTCAGAATTTGCAGGCTGTTGTCCTATTTGACGAAGCTGATCTGTACTTGCCTGCACAGGGTAAACCATCAACTAAAGAGCCAATGGAAAGTTTGCTCAAGCGGGCACGTTCAGCCGGACTGGGCATTCTTCTAGCCACACAAAGTCCAGGAGACTTGGACTACAAATGCCGGGACCAAATTTCATCTTGGTTTGTTGGCAAGGTGAAGGAAAACACCGCTCTCAATAAGCTAAAGCCGATGTTAAGTGAGGCAAAGGTAGACGTTACCAGCAAGCTAGCAAATCAAAAAGTCGGTGAGTTCTTTACAATCCGAGCTGGAGAAGTCACTAGTCTGAAGGCAAACATGTCTCTGATTAGGGCTGAGCAGGTTCCGATTGAGACAATTCAGGAACTAGCTATCAGTTCAACAAATCATTAGAGGAACACCCTATCACTCAAATTCAGCGCCAGAAGACGACCGAAAAAACACTAGTCCAGAGATCTGTAATGTCAAAATCAAGTAACGACGATCCGTTTGACCTCGCCCGGTTTGTAGTGGCGCAGAGAGATTCGTTTGATCTAGCATTGTCTGAGGTCAAGAGCGGACGGAAGTTATCACACTGGATGTGGTATGTATTTCCTCAGCTTTCCGGCCTCGGTCGCAGTACAACATCCCAACGCTACGGAATTACGGGTGCGGACGAAGCCTATGCGTACCTTATGCATGGTGTGCTGGGACCACGCCTTCTTGCCATCTGCGATGCAGCACTATGCATTAATGGGCGATCAGCCACTGAAATATTTGGTAAACCTGACGATATGAAGCTTCGATCCTGCGCAACGTTATTCGCGCAAATTTCAAACACAGATTCCGTGTTTCATAAGCTCATCGACAAGTATTTTGATGGAAAGATGGATCCACGAACGGTTGGACTACTACAGGATAGCTGATTCAATGCTGTCTGGATTAGACACATTACCCAAAAAATGGCTAATTTAGGATAGGGAACATCATCACAATCTCCCCTCACACACCACTCAGAAACCGTGTCCACATAGGGCAGTTCAGCCTAACCTCCCACTCCCGTCAACCACTCGCCACTGGCAGTTCCGTCCAACACGTCGTATACCTCGGTGATCGCCACTTCGACTGCATTCGCCAGGTCTGCCTTAGCCCCGAAGCCGCAATCTCCAAAGTCCCACGACCAAACCGATCATTCACCTCATCCATGATCGACATCAGGCGCTTCCGTTTCTCCCAGCCCTCATCCTTCTCCCAGAGATGCCCCTGAATTGTTGTCTCAGGACACAGACCCACCATCAGCACCCCCGCTTTCTGAAATTCCCGGCCTGATTCATAGATTCGCTTCATCGCATTACGAGCAGATTCCACAATTGTCGGAGTGTAGTTGGTGGCAATGGGGAATTGCACCGTCGCAGATTGCCGAAAATACCCAGTCTTAAAAGGGCTTGTCCGTGCGAAGACAACCATTGCCTCCGATACTTGTTCTTGGTGGCGCAGCTTCTCCGCTGCCCTGGATGCATAGGCCGCAATTGCTTCCTGCAAATCCGCTAACTCCGTCACTGGCTGACCGAAAGAGCGAGAGACACAGGTTTCCTTCTTTGGTTTAGCAACCAGCTCCAGGGGCAAACATGAGATACCCCGCAACTCATGGATCATCCTCACCCCCACCACGCCCATTTTTTTGCGGATTAGCCCCTCGTTTGCATCCCGCAGCTCCTTCGCTGTCTCGATACCCTGACTCAACAACCACTTATTGTATTGGCGACCAATCCCCCAGATGTCTGCGACTGGAAAGGTAGCCAAAATCCCTTCAGCATTACGGGCAGTGGAAATATCAAACACCCCACCATACTGCTTTTGCTTTTTTGCTACGTGGTTTGCAATCTTAGAGAGAGTCTTGGAAGTTGCAATGCCAATGGACACAGGAATCCCCGTCCATTGCAACACCGTCTTACGTACCTTATGAGAGTAAGCTGTGGCCTCAGCAAATTCTGGCATTCTCATAAAGCACTCATCAATGGAGTAGATTTCTTGCTCTGGTGTAAAGGTCTCCAGAATCGTCATCACTCTGGAAGACAGGTCACCATACAACGCATAGTTGGAACTGAAAACCCGGACATCGTGTTTCTTGATCAGATCTTGCACTTTGAATAAGGGCACACCCATGATCAGACCCAAGGCTTTAGCTTTGGCATTGGCTGTGACAACACACCCATCATTGTTGGAAGCGATGATCACGGGCTTATGCTGCAAGCGAGGGTTCAGAGCTGACTCACAACTTGCGTAGAATGAGTTGCAGTCACAAAGCCCGATCAGATGCCGTTTCAAGCTTCCAGACCGTGAACTACATAGGTCACGACCCCCCAGACAGAGAAATCCATTCCCCTTTGCACAGTGATGGGAGGATAGTCTGGATTTTCGGCTGTCAGTAAAATTTTCCCTTGGGTTTTACGGAACCGCTTCACCGTAAACTCACCGTCTAGAACCGCGATTACCACGGCTCCATCCACTGGATCAATGGAGCGATCCACAACCAACAAATCCCCAGAGAATATCCCACAGCCTTCCATCGAATCCCCCTCGACTCGCATCAGAAAGGTCGCGGCAGGACGGGGAATCAAGGCATCTTGCAAATTCAGATTTTTCTGCAAATGGTCGTCGGCTGGGCTTGGGAAACCAGCAGAAACTGGAGCTGATAGAAAAGGCAGACACAGAGAATCCGCCCAAGCGACAGGGTGAACTGAGCAAATGAGCATTACATTAATATATATGTACTATTTATATTTAGCACAGTTCCAGTTATTTTCTCTAGGATATTTCTTATTCCTTGGCCGAGACTTAAAGGGGGTCTGGCAGGGAAATTGGCATAAATCCACCCAAAATCCTCGCTACAACTTCTTCCACAGCACTCTCACCAGAAACCACCAGATCAGCCACTGCAACACCAGGCTCAACTAACTCCTTATGAGTGGGCATGACGTTGGCTTGCCATTCTTGGATCACACTGGCCTTCGTTCTCAACTTATCCTTGGAATCTCGGGTAATCCTGCGCTTCATCCTTAGATCATCTGGTGTCGTGACGTAAATTTTGAAGTCTAGGCACTCCAGAATTTCAGGTAGAGTTAGAACGAAAATCCCCTCGACGATGATAAATAGATGGGGATGCACCTGGATAGTCTCTGCTTTCCGGGAATTAGCGATCATGTCGTAAATAGGCAGCTCAACTGATCGACCAGACCGCAGCCGTTCCAGATGAGCGATCATCAGATCAGTCTCCAGTGCTTCTGGTAAGTCATAGTTGCCACAGGGCATGTATCGATAATAGTGATCATGGCTGATGAGTAAAGCTTGACCTGTCCATTATTTCTTTATACGCACAGCTTTAAGGAATTAGATGAACAATTTATGAATTTGCGCCGTTTCGATAATTAGCAGATAAAGAAAATAAAAACCTCCAGTTTTAAAGTTTTACATGCACAGCTCCTTAATTTTTCATACCGAAATGAAAGGAACGTCAGCTCTTTCAACCCCTAGTACTTGTTGACAGCCATTGCAAAAATTACTGAAATTAATCCAATCAATCCAAAAGAAATAGAATTTAGTTTGGCCTTGAGGTTCAGGGGTTCCCCCTTGCTCGGGGGCAATTTAAGCGCTGCCACGACAGGTTTATCCTGTATTCTCAAACTAGGTTTAGTTACCCAGTTTAAAAATATTGCTCCCGGCAGAAGGTGCGACCTTAACACCATGCTCAGACAAGTCCGAGCAGAAGCGGACAACTACTTGCATGGAACACAAAAGTAGTGAATCACATGGGCACTGGAAAGCAGTGAAACTGGCTCTCACTTATCACAGATACTCTGAAGCACCTGCTCGCGATAGTTTTTATTCTACTCCTGTCACTGAGACCTTTTCAGGTTGTTCATTGGACGAAGTAAATCAAAATTTGAAAAAGACTTGAATCATCTGCCTATCAAGAATGTGATTTATTCATTCATTCATTTGTTGTCGGCAAATTTCTAAATTTCTTTGAATTGTAAGTGTATCGGGGTGTTCGGTGCCCATGAGCTTCTGATTCATCTGCAAGGCTTGCACATAGAGGGGTTCTGCCTCCTCATACCGTCCTTGGTAGTAGTAGAGTAAGGCCAGGTTATTGAGGCTATTCGCGACATCGGGGTGTTCGGTGCCCATGAGCTTCTGTCTCATCTGCAACGCTTGCAAAAAGAGGGGTTCTGCCTTCTTATATCGTCTTTGGTTTCTATAATTCGCTGCCAGACTCAGAATGCTATTCGCGACATCGGGGTGTTCGGTGCCCATGAGCTTCTGTCTCATCTGCAACGCTTGCAAAAAGAGGGGTTCTGCCTCCTCATGCCGTCCTTGGTCGGAGTAGAGTAAGGCCAGGTTATTGAGGCTACTCGCGACATAGGGGTGTTTGGTGCCCATGAGCTTCCGTATCATTTGTAGAGCTTGCAAAAAGAGAGGTTCTGCTTCCTCATACCGCTCTTGGTTGTAGTAGAGTTCTGCCAGGTTATTGAGGCTAGTCGCGACATCGGAGTGTTCGGTGCCCATGAGCTTCTGTCTCACCTGCAACGCTTGCGAATAGAGGGATTCTGCCTCCTCATACCGTCCTTGATTTCTGTAGAGTGCTGCCAGGTTATTGAGGCTAGTCGCGACATCAGGGTGTTCGGTGCCCATGAGCTTCTGTCTCATCTGCAACGCTTGCGAATAGAGGGATTCTGCCTCCTCATACCGTCCTTGGTTTCTGTAGAGTTCTGCCAGGTTATTGAGGCTAGTCGCGACATCAGGGTGTTCGGTGCCCATGAGCTTCTGTCTCATCTGCAACGCTTGCAAATAGAGGGGTTCGGCTTCCTCATACCGTCCTTGGTTTCTGTAGAGTTCTGCCAGGTTATTGAGGCTAGTTGCGACATCGGGGTGTTCGGTGCCCATGAGCTTCTGTCTCATCTGCAACGCTTGCAAATAGAGGGGTTCTGCCCGACCATACTTCCCCCTCTCGGATAACGAATAACCCCTGTGGTTGAGTGCGTATGCTAGATCAATTGAATCCTCTTGAACTTGAATTAATTTATAGTCTGCCAATTGGGTTTCTAATTCATTGGCTTCTTCATCCTGACCAATATGTTTCAAGATTCCAATACGGGCTTGAATAATCGATGTGTAAAATGCATGAGTTGGTCCTAGTAATTGTTCTGCTAACTGAGAGGCAATAGTAAATTGATAAAAAGCTTCACTCAGATGTCTTTCTCCCATCTGAACCATTAGATTGCCTAATAAACAGTGGCACTCAATAGCTAAATAGGTCTCATGCTTACCAATTAATTCTAGCTTTTGTAAAGCTTGCCTACAGAGATGAGTAGCATCATCAAGAGTATGAGGTGTGCTGACTATTTGGGCAGCAAAATACTGATATTGAGCAAGTTGTAAGCGTGGAACGACAGCCTGCTTTTCAATAACGCTGAGGGATAATTTACTATAGTGGATAGCTTCTTGATGCTTCTTGGATGTATTTTGCTGCTGTGTAACCAGTGCCAGTTGCATTGCGGACTCTGCAATTGCAAGATCAGAATCCTCAAGCTTTGTTTGACGCAGGGTCAATGAATTGAAGGCAGCATTGTCCGCATCATATATTCTCTGAGTTCTCAAATACGCTTCAGATAATAAGTACTCAGTCTCCGCAGCGTCAAGACCATCATCAAGCTCTACGTTCTCCCATTGATCCCGAGCTGTTTCAAGAACCTCTATCGCCAATTGAAATTCTCTAGTGGCTATATAGGATTCTCCTAGGTATAAATATGCATGGGTTTGCAGGATTTCTGATAAGTCCTCTGAATCTGTAATGTCTACTAGCACTGGAATCACCTCTTGGTGATGCTGCGCTTCCTGTTCTAGTTGGATTCGTTTAAGAACCCACTCAATGTTGTCATCAACGTTTGCAGAGAAAAGAGCATGATGGGTAGCCTGTTGGATATCACTGGAAAGCCCAGTATAGGATTCGATTCGCTGTTGATAAATCTCAAATAGCCGCTGATGGATTTCACTACTTAACACTGTGTCAATATGAGTATGCAAGTATTCTTTCCAAAGTGGGTTTAGGGAAGCTTTTTCATCCCCAAGTACCTCGATATATGGGGAATCTGAGATGATATTTTGGCTTTCTGAAAGGGATATACCTACAATCTCTGTGAGAGCTTCTAGAATCTGGGCATCCCAAAAGTTTGGAACGGAGAGTACTTGATACAGCTTGTAGAGTCTTGAACCCCAGATATCAGCTTGATTACCTAAAAGCTCTGATATGGATGAAGGGAATTTGTAGGGCTTATCGGTCCTTCCATAATGCTCATCCCAACTACTAAGAATGGCATTTAAGTACTGAGGATTGCCCAAGGAGAGATCAATCATTTTCTCTCGATGAGCTAGATCATCTATCTCATAGTCTTGAAGGATTTGATTTACTTCAGGATTAGTTAAAGGAAGAATCGGATGTTGCTCAGCATCTTCCATCCAATTCAGTTTTTTGTCTGTTGTCATTACCCATAGGATGTAGGGACTAGCTTCTGACTGATCCATCATCTGCTCTAGCCAAAGACATTGTTGAGTCTCTGGGTGAGTTTCTAGTGCCTCATATCCATCGATGAAGATCACTAATTTCTGTTTATCTGGAGGTAATTTGGACTGTTGATAATGACGTTTCAGGCTTCTAGCAAGAAAAAGAGGCAAGTATTGACTAATATCACTGGGACTCAAGCTGTTGTCTTTGAGTTCTTTTAGGTCTTCTGCCCCCCTCTCCATCCACCATTGCCTTGCTCGCTGATTGAGGTGAAGAGCAAACCAATTGAGTTTTTCCCAAAAAGAATTCAGGGATAACCCAGCTTCAAAAACCTCAATAAGTTCTGGGGTGGTGGATTTTATGAGTTCTAAAGCTGTGGAAGTAACTTCTTCTATCCCGACATCTTTGAGAAGTTCTTGCTTATTTAAATCCTTACTCGCCCCAATGATGCCTGAATAGGGACTCACCTTTCCTGTGATGGTGCCCAATCTATCTATCTTCTTCAACCTTTTTTGATAGCTCAAACTATCGAGAGGCATATAAAAATAGCGATCTGAAAGGTAGAGCCATAAGGCATAGTCAAAGACACTAAAGTCAATGTCTCTGTTTTTGAGTTGTCTACGGAGGTCAAGCAAACATTCGATAGAGGCTTGCTTGCCTTCTGTTCTTAACCCATAAGCATCCAAGCGGACAGTTGGAATGGCTTCCCTAGTGACTGACTTATACAGGTCTCTGTTGACATGCCAACTTACTTCTGGTGAACCATACAGAACCAGAATGTTACGTGCCTTGAAACCTAAAGCGCTGAACTTTTGTGTAACTGCTTGCTTATAGGTGGTGCAGGGATGCTCGAAGTGGGCTTTAGGAATGGGCACTATCGTATTTCACTGAAATGACTGAGGTCCAAACTTAATCTAATTATTTCATTCAAAGACAAAAACACCGCTGTTGGCACCTATAGCTCATAACATTTATCAGGCGTTACCTAGAGATTTACGCAAGTCTTCATGAAGACTGGAGGTCTGTAGTACACCAATGGCGGCTAGTTGTCTCAGAAATAGTGCAGCTAATTATTTAATGATTTTATTTTTCTCTCAGAAATAGTGCAGGTAGTCACGTGAGATTATCTCAGCCCCCTATTCGTTAGAAGCCCTATAAACAGGTGTTCTGAGGATTTGAGCTTCAGTCCAAATGAGTTCAGTCAATCCAACTGCCATGGCAGGAGTTCTCTGTTGAAATCGCTTTTTACCCTCCGGTACTTCAAGAGGAGAACGTAAACTGCGATGCTCTCTCACCCAGTTGTAGACTGTTGCACTCCACCAGGCAACGGCTTGACGAGTGTCACTGCGGTGAGCGAAAGCAAGTGAGCGTCTGACTTGATGAGCATTCATCCGTCGTGCAGTACCATTGAAACGCTCCACAGTTGAGGTATTGGGAGTGTTGTAACCCATTTTGTCTAGCGCCTGGTTGATGCGTTGCCAGCTCCCATGGGCTTTGCTCACCTCTACGGTTTCTAACTTTTGCCCCTGACGATGTTTGATGACTTGGACGTGGGCAAGGGTTCGAGGAATCCGGTATTTTGAGTTGGGTGGGCGCCCCATGTTGCTCTGACGGGGGGGAGGTAGGATACCCCGAAGATGATGGGGAACAGGGTACGATAACTCGCTTCTCCATCGGTCATCAGCACCAGGTCTCGGGGATGGGCCAGTCGTTTGTGAGTGGCTCGCATCAGCCTATCTATTAGGTTTATGTCACGGGGGCCAACTTCGACTTGGACGATGAATTTACTCGCAGTATCAATGGCAACGGCATCCCAACATTGCTGCTGCTTGATAGCGACGTATCCATGACGCTCATCCATCTCTAATACGTCGATGTCCAATTGCTGAGCTTCCTGCTCATGAAAGTCCTGGGCATGTTGACCAAATTTGAGGCTCAGACGTTTCACCGTGTCCGGGTGGGTATAGGTCAGGCGTGATGTTCCTTTGATAGAGGTCCCTTCTGCAATTTGACGACCTACTTCTATTGCACGAGATTCAGGAATTTTTGTATTCCAAAAGGCGGTGTTCTTGCGTTCACTGAACTCTGCTCCACAGCAACGACAGCGTAGATATCGAATCTGATCTTGTCCATAGACTTTGCGCACGATTAAATTCTCAAGGCCCGCTTGACCATAGCTCTCACATTTTGAGTTCACGCAAGCTAGCTCTGAAAGTAAAGGCCGTTTTCTCTCTTTCATGGGAGTATCTTGGCTAATGACTCCCTTCAGTAGAACCTTTTTCGGGTCTCCCTTAGCGAAAGGGGCTGAGATAATCTCACCTGACTACCATAGTGCATCTAGCTCTTGAAAACTCATTCTTGAGTATCATTACTTATAAATCAGCAGAATATTCTCTGAGTTCAGTTTGTAGCGATTCAAAGTTGTGCAGATAATTCTATAAATTGCTCATTCTTGTGCATACAAAGAAATAATGGACATGACCGGACAGACGATCCACTAAAGCTTGGGCCAACGTGGTTTTGCCTGCGCCACTACCGCCAGCGATACCAATGATTTTTGGGGTGGTCATTCGGTTCACTTTCTCTTGGGATTTTCAAGTTAAAACATAAATATGAAACAACATTATCAAAGTATTCTTTTATCACTTTGTACAAAGATAGATTTATAAACTTACAACATACGAGATTTACAAAAGTAAAAAATTACACTTTTATAAATTTGCACTTTTAGATAGTTACATTTTTTTAAGTATACAAGTATATAAATATCTACTTAGCTAAACTGTGTGAGTTCAAATTTTTCATAGTTGAACTTGTAGAAATGGATAAATATGAAAATTGTTAGTTCTGTATCTTTAGCAGGTGGCCAGGGCAAAACTACTGTTACTCTATTCACTGCCAGACTTCTGTCTGATAAAGGATATAAGGTACTTGTCATTGATGCGGATCCGCAAAGTAGTTTGACTACTTTCTTAGGGCACCAGGTTGAACCAGAAGAGGCAACACTTCTGGAAGTCCTCAAAAAAACCGTCAGCCCAACAGACGGAATCTATGAAACAGCTTATAAGGATTTGTATCTGATACCCTCAGATGATGCACTCGATTCCGTACAAGATTACCTAGCAAGTAGTGGCACGGGTGCGTTCACACTCAAAAGGCGATTAAACCGCATAAAGGATCTGTTCGATTATTGTGTTATCGATGCTCCTCCACAGCGATCTCAAATTTCATTAACGGTGATTAGTGCCTCTGATGGGGTTGCTGTTCCCGTAGAAGCCAGTGTGAAGGGTTTACAGTCACTTTTAAGAACGTCCGAACTAATTACTGATCTTAAAGAGGAGCAAGAAGCTTTCGACGGAGAAATCTTGGGTGTTATCCCCTTTAGAGACCGATGGGTGGGTATGAACCGAACAACTGAAAGTGAAAGCAACATACAGTCGATGAAGGATATTACACAAGACTGGCTTGATTCAGACTGCATCCTTCCAGCTATTCGAGAATCAGAGAAATATAAGCAAGCACTCAACCGAGGACAGACCCTACATGAAATGGGCCATGAGAGCCTTGCATATCCAATTGAAGTATTAGTTAGCAAGATTCTGGAGTTGTAACAAATGGTAGACAACAAAGATAAAGGTGATATTCGCAGTTTAATTACTAGCAAAAAGAGAAAAAAGGTACCCCCTCGTGATGCATCCCTTGTATCAAATTCTAAGAAAACTCTGCCATCAGAAGAAATTCAAACATCAGACATACCTGAATTAAAGGCTGAACTGGATTCATTACCAAAAATGGGAAAACGACTTGCAGTAAACTTACAAGAAGAAATCAGGCAGT from Acaryochloris sp. CCMEE 5410 includes these protein-coding regions:
- a CDS encoding DUF1810 domain-containing protein — its product is MSKSSNDDPFDLARFVVAQRDSFDLALSEVKSGRKLSHWMWYVFPQLSGLGRSTTSQRYGITGADEAYAYLMHGVLGPRLLAICDAALCINGRSATEIFGKPDDMKLRSCATLFAQISNTDSVFHKLIDKYFDGKMDPRTVGLLQDS
- a CDS encoding Y-family DNA polymerase, whose product is MQHKPVIIASNNDGCVVTANAKAKALGLIMGVPLFKVQDLIKKHDVRVFSSNYALYGDLSSRVMTILETFTPEQEIYSIDECFMRMPEFAEATAYSHKVRKTVLQWTGIPVSIGIATSKTLSKIANHVAKKQKQYGGVFDISTARNAEGILATFPVADIWGIGRQYNKWLLSQGIETAKELRDANEGLIRKKMGVVGVRMIHELRGISCLPLELVAKPKKETCVSRSFGQPVTELADLQEAIAAYASRAAEKLRHQEQVSEAMVVFARTSPFKTGYFRQSATVQFPIATNYTPTIVESARNAMKRIYESGREFQKAGVLMVGLCPETTIQGHLWEKDEGWEKRKRLMSIMDEVNDRFGRGTLEIAASGLRQTWRMQSKWRSPRYTTCWTELPVASG
- a CDS encoding LexA family transcriptional regulator, translating into MLICSVHPVAWADSLCLPFLSAPVSAGFPSPADDHLQKNLNLQDALIPRPAATFLMRVEGDSMEGCGIFSGDLLVVDRSIDPVDGAVVIAVLDGEFTVKRFRKTQGKILLTAENPDYPPITVQRGMDFSVWGVVTYVVHGLEA
- a CDS encoding uridine kinase; amino-acid sequence: MIAHLERLRSGRSVELPIYDMIANSRKAETIQVHPHLFIIVEGIFVLTLPEILECLDFKIYVTTPDDLRMKRRITRDSKDKLRTKASVIQEWQANVMPTHKELVEPGVAVADLVVSGESAVEEVVARILGGFMPISLPDPL
- a CDS encoding tetratricopeptide repeat protein; this encodes MPIPKAHFEHPCTTYKQAVTQKFSALGFKARNILVLYGSPEVSWHVNRDLYKSVTREAIPTVRLDAYGLRTEGKQASIECLLDLRRQLKNRDIDFSVFDYALWLYLSDRYFYMPLDSLSYQKRLKKIDRLGTITGKVSPYSGIIGASKDLNKQELLKDVGIEEVTSTALELIKSTTPELIEVFEAGLSLNSFWEKLNWFALHLNQRARQWWMERGAEDLKELKDNSLSPSDISQYLPLFLARSLKRHYQQSKLPPDKQKLVIFIDGYEALETHPETQQCLWLEQMMDQSEASPYILWVMTTDKKLNWMEDAEQHPILPLTNPEVNQILQDYEIDDLAHREKMIDLSLGNPQYLNAILSSWDEHYGRTDKPYKFPSSISELLGNQADIWGSRLYKLYQVLSVPNFWDAQILEALTEIVGISLSESQNIISDSPYIEVLGDEKASLNPLWKEYLHTHIDTVLSSEIHQRLFEIYQQRIESYTGLSSDIQQATHHALFSANVDDNIEWVLKRIQLEQEAQHHQEVIPVLVDITDSEDLSEILQTHAYLYLGESYIATREFQLAIEVLETARDQWENVELDDGLDAAETEYLLSEAYLRTQRIYDADNAAFNSLTLRQTKLEDSDLAIAESAMQLALVTQQQNTSKKHQEAIHYSKLSLSVIEKQAVVPRLQLAQYQYFAAQIVSTPHTLDDATHLCRQALQKLELIGKHETYLAIECHCLLGNLMVQMGERHLSEAFYQFTIASQLAEQLLGPTHAFYTSIIQARIGILKHIGQDEEANELETQLADYKLIQVQEDSIDLAYALNHRGYSLSERGKYGRAEPLYLQALQMRQKLMGTEHPDVATSLNNLAELYRNQGRYEEAEPLYLQALQMRQKLMGTEHPDVATSLNNLAELYRNQGRYEEAESLYSQALQMRQKLMGTEHPDVATSLNNLAALYRNQGRYEEAESLYSQALQVRQKLMGTEHSDVATSLNNLAELYYNQERYEEAEPLFLQALQMIRKLMGTKHPYVASSLNNLALLYSDQGRHEEAEPLFLQALQMRQKLMGTEHPDVANSILSLAANYRNQRRYKKAEPLFLQALQMRQKLMGTEHPDVANSLNNLALLYYYQGRYEEAEPLYVQALQMNQKLMGTEHPDTLTIQRNLEICRQQMNE
- a CDS encoding transposase, which translates into the protein MNSKCESYGQAGLENLIVRKVYGQDQIRYLRCRCCGAEFSERKNTAFWNTKIPESRAIEVGRQIAEGTSIKGTSRLTYTHPDTVKRLSLKFGQHAQDFHEQEAQQLDIDVLEMDERHGYVAIKQQQCWDAVAIDTASKFIVQVEVGPRDINLIDRLMRATHKRLAHPRDLVLMTDGEASYRTLFPIIFGVSYLPPVRATWGAHPTQNTGFLEPLPTSKSSNIVRGKS
- a CDS encoding ParA family protein, which produces MKIVSSVSLAGGQGKTTVTLFTARLLSDKGYKVLVIDADPQSSLTTFLGHQVEPEEATLLEVLKKTVSPTDGIYETAYKDLYLIPSDDALDSVQDYLASSGTGAFTLKRRLNRIKDLFDYCVIDAPPQRSQISLTVISASDGVAVPVEASVKGLQSLLRTSELITDLKEEQEAFDGEILGVIPFRDRWVGMNRTTESESNIQSMKDITQDWLDSDCILPAIRESEKYKQALNRGQTLHEMGHESLAYPIEVLVSKILEL